A window of Xiphophorus hellerii strain 12219 chromosome 7, Xiphophorus_hellerii-4.1, whole genome shotgun sequence contains these coding sequences:
- the gpm6bb gene encoding glycoprotein M6Bb isoform X3 has protein sequence MPRAKRGKIVSITYTTVADNGCFECCIKCLGGVPYASLVATILCFSGVALFCGCGHVALNGTVTILETFFSTVRTDHAMLTDIIQLMQYVIYGIASFFFLYGIILLAEGFYTTSAVKELHSEFKTTICGRCISGMFVFLTYILGVAWLGVFGFSAVPVFLFYNIWATCNTMKSPMANITNLDSFCVDVRQYGIIPWNATPGKACGSSLITVCDSNEFYLSYHLYIVACAGAGATVIALLIYMMATTYNFAVLKFKSREDCCTKF, from the exons GTTGCTTTGAGTGCTGCATCAAATGTTTAGGTGGCGTGCCGTATGCATCACTGGTTGCTACGATCCTCTGCTTCTCTGGTGTGGCCCTGTTCTGCGGATGTGGCCATGTGGCGCTCAACGGCACTGTGACCATCCTGGAAACCTTCTTCTCCACAGTCAGAACTGACCATGCTATGCTCACTGACAT AATACAGCTGATGCAGTACGTCATCTACGGCATTGCTTCGTTTTTCTTCCTGTATGGAATCATTCTGCTCGCCGAGGGATTCTACACAACCAGCGCCGTCAAGGAACTGCACAGCGAGTTCAAGACCACCATCTGTGGACGCTGCATCAGTGGAATG TTTGTGTTCCTCACGTACATCCTGGGTGTAGCCTGGCTCGGCGTATTTGGCTTCTCAGCTGTACCCGTCTTCCTCTTCTACAACATTTGGGCTACCTGTAACACCATGAAGTCCCCAATGGCCAACATTACAAACTTAGACTCCTTCTGTGTGGATGTTCGTCAGTACG GAATTATCCCATGGAACGCCACACCAGGAAAGGCTTGCGGATCTTCTCTTATTACTGTCTGCGACAGCAATGAG tTCTACCTATCTTACCACCTGTACATCGTGGCATGCGCTGGTGCAGGAGCCACTGTGATCGCCTTG CTGATCTACATGATGGCTACCACTTATAACTTTGCTGTTTTGAAGTTTAAGAGTCGGGAAGACTGCTGCACTAAGTTTTAA
- the gpm6bb gene encoding glycoprotein M6Bb isoform X2: protein MGCFECCIKCLGGVPYASLVATILCFSGVALFCGCGHVALNGTVTILETFFSTVRTDHAMLTDIIQLMQYVIYGIASFFFLYGIILLAEGFYTTSAVKELHSEFKTTICGRCISGMFVFLTYILGVAWLGVFGFSAVPVFLFYNIWATCNTMKSPMANITNLDSFCVDVRQYGIIPWNATPGKACGSSLITVCDSNEFYLSYHLYIVACAGAGATVIALIHYLMILSANWAYLKDASQMHAYQDIKMKEERELQDITSRSKECLNSYT from the exons GTTGCTTTGAGTGCTGCATCAAATGTTTAGGTGGCGTGCCGTATGCATCACTGGTTGCTACGATCCTCTGCTTCTCTGGTGTGGCCCTGTTCTGCGGATGTGGCCATGTGGCGCTCAACGGCACTGTGACCATCCTGGAAACCTTCTTCTCCACAGTCAGAACTGACCATGCTATGCTCACTGACAT AATACAGCTGATGCAGTACGTCATCTACGGCATTGCTTCGTTTTTCTTCCTGTATGGAATCATTCTGCTCGCCGAGGGATTCTACACAACCAGCGCCGTCAAGGAACTGCACAGCGAGTTCAAGACCACCATCTGTGGACGCTGCATCAGTGGAATG TTTGTGTTCCTCACGTACATCCTGGGTGTAGCCTGGCTCGGCGTATTTGGCTTCTCAGCTGTACCCGTCTTCCTCTTCTACAACATTTGGGCTACCTGTAACACCATGAAGTCCCCAATGGCCAACATTACAAACTTAGACTCCTTCTGTGTGGATGTTCGTCAGTACG GAATTATCCCATGGAACGCCACACCAGGAAAGGCTTGCGGATCTTCTCTTATTACTGTCTGCGACAGCAATGAG tTCTACCTATCTTACCACCTGTACATCGTGGCATGCGCTGGTGCAGGAGCCACTGTGATCGCCTTG ATCCACTACCTCATGATTCTCTCAGCAAACTGGGCCTACCTTAAGGATGCCAGTCAAATGCATGCCTACCAAGACATCAAAATGAAGGAGGAACGGGAGCTGCAGGACATCACCTCGCGCTCCAAGGAATGCCTCAATTCCTACACATAA
- the gpm6bb gene encoding glycoprotein M6Bb isoform X1, whose protein sequence is MPRAKRGKIVSITYTTVADNGCFECCIKCLGGVPYASLVATILCFSGVALFCGCGHVALNGTVTILETFFSTVRTDHAMLTDIIQLMQYVIYGIASFFFLYGIILLAEGFYTTSAVKELHSEFKTTICGRCISGMFVFLTYILGVAWLGVFGFSAVPVFLFYNIWATCNTMKSPMANITNLDSFCVDVRQYGIIPWNATPGKACGSSLITVCDSNEFYLSYHLYIVACAGAGATVIALIHYLMILSANWAYLKDASQMHAYQDIKMKEERELQDITSRSKECLNSYT, encoded by the exons GTTGCTTTGAGTGCTGCATCAAATGTTTAGGTGGCGTGCCGTATGCATCACTGGTTGCTACGATCCTCTGCTTCTCTGGTGTGGCCCTGTTCTGCGGATGTGGCCATGTGGCGCTCAACGGCACTGTGACCATCCTGGAAACCTTCTTCTCCACAGTCAGAACTGACCATGCTATGCTCACTGACAT AATACAGCTGATGCAGTACGTCATCTACGGCATTGCTTCGTTTTTCTTCCTGTATGGAATCATTCTGCTCGCCGAGGGATTCTACACAACCAGCGCCGTCAAGGAACTGCACAGCGAGTTCAAGACCACCATCTGTGGACGCTGCATCAGTGGAATG TTTGTGTTCCTCACGTACATCCTGGGTGTAGCCTGGCTCGGCGTATTTGGCTTCTCAGCTGTACCCGTCTTCCTCTTCTACAACATTTGGGCTACCTGTAACACCATGAAGTCCCCAATGGCCAACATTACAAACTTAGACTCCTTCTGTGTGGATGTTCGTCAGTACG GAATTATCCCATGGAACGCCACACCAGGAAAGGCTTGCGGATCTTCTCTTATTACTGTCTGCGACAGCAATGAG tTCTACCTATCTTACCACCTGTACATCGTGGCATGCGCTGGTGCAGGAGCCACTGTGATCGCCTTG ATCCACTACCTCATGATTCTCTCAGCAAACTGGGCCTACCTTAAGGATGCCAGTCAAATGCATGCCTACCAAGACATCAAAATGAAGGAGGAACGGGAGCTGCAGGACATCACCTCGCGCTCCAAGGAATGCCTCAATTCCTACACATAA